A region from the Silene latifolia isolate original U9 population chromosome 7, ASM4854445v1, whole genome shotgun sequence genome encodes:
- the LOC141593049 gene encoding (3S,6E)-nerolidol synthase 1-like has product MQNMAIISSFKSIICYPKETQISRMMTVRRESRFTTQNTVTICASTNQSISINKGENINNLPKLQQSCSVNAEPHITVQLNQKLQKRVQRIREEMITHTEIKCYHAEDLVMIDAIQRLGLQYYFQNEISDALTRHYEICGSVEGDRDLHDTALRFRLLRQHGYDVSADCFSKFKDKDGNFKQELRKDSKGLMSLYEAYHVGVPGDDILDDIGEFGGHLLRKMENNEPSKGSIIENTLSNPYHTSLPRFMASDFLQNFEISMNSLHNLSDESSWLKEIQYLAAIDIKMAQTNHQRETTQVSTWWKGLRLTEELKSARNQPAKWHMWSLACLPSPDMAEQRVELTKAIAFVYIIDDIFDLYGTLDELILFTEAVNRWEYDNVTGLPNYMRLCLKNLYELINEISEKAYDIHEWNPTGFLQIVWKDLFNAFLVEAKWFASGHTPSTDEYLKNGKVSCGVGIVFAYLFLLLGEGGNKKGQGLLNSHIEVGSLVATIFRLWDDLGSAKDENQNGYDGSYIACYVNEHKGSSTESAREHVHTMISDAWKCLNETCQSSSHFSAYYKEAVLNSARMVPVMYSYDKSHQLPSLEKHMKSLLISEQTDIS; this is encoded by the exons ATGCAAAACATGGCAATAATCTCTTCCTTCAAATCTATCATCTGCTATCCTAAGGAAACACAAATTTCTAGGATGATGACGGTGAGGAGAGAATCTAGATTTACGACACAAAATACTGTAACTATCTGTGCTAGTACTAACCAGAGCATTAGTATTAACAAGGGTGAAAACATAAATAATCTGCCTAAACTGCAGCAGAGTTGTTCTGTCAATGCTGAACCCCACATCACAGTTCAG CTAAATCAAAAGCTTCAGAAGAGGGTTCAGAGGATAAGGGAAGAAATGATAACACACACAGAAATAAAATGTTACCATGCAGAAGACTTGGTCATGATCGATGCCATCCAACGGTTAGGTCTTCAATACTATTTTCAGAACGAGATCAGTGATGCATTAACAAGGCATTATGAAATATGTGGCTCAGTTGAAGGAGACCGTGATCTTCATGATACTGCCCTTCGCTTTCGCCTCTTGAGACAACATGGATACGATGTCTCTGCAG ACTGCTTTAGCAAATTCAAAGACAAGGATGGGAACTTCAAGCAAGAACTGAGAAAAGACAGTAAAGGACTAATGAGTTTATATGAAGCGTATCATGTTGGTGTTCCAGGGGACGATATACTAGATGATATTGGTGAATTCGGCGGGCATCTCCTACGGAAAATGGAGAATAATGAACCATCTAAGGGCTCTATTATTGAAAACACACTTAGCAATCCATATCATACAAGCTTACCAAGATTTATGGCCTCGGACTTCCTTCAGAATTTCGAGATCTCAATGAACTCACTTCATAACTTAAGTGATGAAAGCAGTTGGTTGAAAGAGATTCAATATCTGGCTGCAATTGACATCAAAATGGCTCAGACCAACCACCAGAGAGAAACAACTCAAGTTTCAAC ATGGTGGAAAGGACTTCGACTGACTGAGGAATTGAAGAGTGCGAGAAACCAGCCAGCGAAATGGCATATGTGGTCCTTGGCTTGTCTGCCAAGTCCAGATATGGCAGAGCAGAGGGTAGAGCTCACAAAAGCCATAGCATTTGTTTATATCATCGACGACATTTTTGATTTGTATGGAACACTTGACGAGCTCATTCTGTTCACTGAAGCTGTTAATAGATGGGAATATGATAATGTCACAGGATTGCCCAACTACATGAGACTCTGCCTCAAAAACCTCTATGAGCTAATCAACGAGATCAGCGAAAAAGCCTATGATATTCATGAATGGAATCCTACAGGGTTTCTTCAGATAGTG TGGAAAGATCTATTCAATGCATTTCTGGTGGAAGCAAAGTGGTTTGCCTCCGGACACACGCCTTCAACTGACGAGTATCTGAAGAATGGAAAagttagttgtggagttggtatTGTATTTGCATACCTCTTCTTGCTCTTGGGTGAAGGAGGAAACAAGAAAGGCCAAGGTCTCTTGAACAGCCATATAGAAGTTGGATCTTTAGTGGCTACTATTTTTCGTCTTTGGGATGATCTAGGGAGTGCTAAG GATGAGAACCAGAATGGATACGACGGATCATACATAGCTTGCTACGTGAACGAACACAAAGGTAGCTCGACTGAGAGTGCACGAGAACATGTTCATACAATGATCTCAGACGCGTGGAAATGTCTCAACGAGACGTGCCAATCATCCTCTCATTTTTCGGCATACTATAAAGAGGCCGTCCTCAATTCAGCGAGGATGGTACCGGTGATGTATAGCTACGACAAAAGCCATCAGCTTCCAAGCCTAGAGAAACACATGAAATCATTGCTAATTAGTGAGCAAACAGACATCAGCTAA
- the LOC141593054 gene encoding putative terpene synthase 13: MITHTEIKCYHAEDLVMIDAIQRLGLQYYFQNEISDALTRHYEICGSVEGDRDLHDTALRFRLLRQHGYDVSADCFSKFKDKDGNFKQELRKDSKGLMSLYEAYHVRVPGDEILDDIGELSGHLLRKMDNDEPSEGSVIENTLRNPYHTSLPRLMALDFLQNVEITMNSLHNLSDESSWLKEIQYLAAIDINMAQINYQRETTQVSTWWKGLRLTEELKRARNQPAKWHMWSLTCLPSPDMAEQRVELTKAIAFVYIIDDIFDMYGTLDELILFTEAVNRWEYDNITGLPNYMRVCLKNLDELINEISEKAYDIHGWNPKEFLHKVWKDLFNAFLVEAKWFASAHTPLTGEYLKNGKVSCGVGIVFAYLFLLLGEGGNRKGQGLLNSHIEVGSLVATIFRLWDDLGSAKDENQNGHDGSYIACFMNEHKGSSTESARKHVHTMISDAWKCLNETCQSSSQFSAYYKEAILNSARMVPVMYNYDKSHQLPSLEKHMKSLLISEQTDIS, translated from the exons ATGATAACACACACAGAAATAAAATGTTACCATGCAGAAGACTTGGTCATGATCGATGCCATCCAACGGTTAGGTCTTCAATACTATTTTCAGAACGAGATCAGTGATGCATTAACAAGGCATTATGAAATATGTGGCTCAGTTGAAGGAGACCGTGATCTTCATGATACTGCCCTTCGCTTTCGCCTCTTGAGACAACATGGATACGATGTCTCTGCAG ACTGCTTTAGCAAATTCAAAGACAAGGATGGGAACTTCAAGCAAGAACTGAGAAAAGACAGTAAAGGACTAATGAGTTTATATGAAGCGTATCACGTTCGTGTTCCAGGGGACGAGATACTAGATGACATTGGTGAGCTAAGTGGCCATCTCCTAcggaaaatggacaatgatgaaccATCTGAGGGCTCTGTTATTGAAAACACACTTAGGAATCCATATCATACAAGCTTACCAAGATTAATGGCCTTGGACTTCCTTCAGAATGTCGAGATCACGATGAACTCACTTCATAACTTAAGTGATGAAAGCAGTTGGTTGAAAGAGATTCAATATCTGGCTGCAATTGACATCAACATGGCTCAGATCAACTACCAGAGAGAAACAACTCAAGTTTCAAC ATGGTGGAAAGGACTTCGACTGACTGAGGAATTGAAGCGTGCGAGAAACCAGCCAGCGAAATGGCATATGTGGTCCTTGACCTGTCTGCCAAGTCCAGATATGGCAGAGCAGAGAGTAGAGCTCACAAAAGCCATAGCATTTGTTTATATTATCGACGACATTTTTGATATGTATGGAACACTTGACGAGCTCATTCTCTTCACTGAAGCTGTTAATAGATGGGAATATGATAATATCACAGGATTGCCTAACTACATGAGAGTCTGCCTCAAAAACCTCGATGAGCTAATCAACGAGATTAGCGAAAAAGCCTATGATATTCATGGATGGAATCCTAAAGAGTTTCTTCATAAAGTG TGGAAAGATTTATTCAATGCATTCCTAGTGGAAGCAAAGTGGTTTGCCTCCGCACACACGCCTTTAACTGGAGAGTATCTGAAGAATGGAAAagttagttgtggagttggtatTGTATTTGCATACCTCTTCTTGCTCTTGGGTGAAGGAGGAAACAGGAAAGGCCAAGGTCTCTTGAACAGCCATATAGAAGTTGGATCTTTAGTGGCTACAATTTTTCGTCTTTGGGATGATCTAGGGAGTGCCAAG GATGAGAACCAGAATGGACACGACGGGTCATACATAGCTTGCTTCATGAACGAACACAAAGGTAGCTCGACTGAGAGTGCACGAAAACATGTTCATACAATGATCTCAGACGCGTGGAAATGTCTCAACGAGACGTGCCAATCATCCTCTCAATTTTCGGCATACTATAAAGAGGCCATCCTCAATTCAGCAAGGATGGTACCGGTGATGTATAACTACGACAAAAGCCATCAGCTTCCAAGCCTAGAGAAACACATGAAATCATTGCTAATTAGTGAGCAAACAGACATTAGCTAA
- the LOC141593051 gene encoding (3S,6E)-nerolidol synthase 1-like, protein MAIISSFKLIISPKETEICGMTLGKEPRFMTRHTATIYPSKNNNIIIIKKGKTTNILSRVKQSSVNDETLVTIEQNHHLQERVQRIKEIMLNNSLKRCHVEDLVMIDAIQRLGLHYYFQNEIDGALRRHSERWCTEEVDHDLHDTALAFRLLRQHGYNVSEDCFSKIKDKDGNFKQELEKDSKGLMSLYEAFQMRVPGDHILDDAGEFSANLLRKMKKIEPTKSYIIENTLSNPYHKSLPRFMALDFLQNFEIKIKSLHDLSNENNWIKEMQYLAAIDINMAQINHQREITQVSRWWKGLRLTEELEFARNQPGKWHMWSVACLPGPDMAEQRIELTKAISFIYIIDDIFDLYGTLDELILFTEAVNRWEYDNVTGLPSYMRVCLKNLYELINETSHKTYDMHGWNPKEFLQKVWKDLFNAFLVEAKWFSSRYTPSTYEYLKNGIISCGVGIVCAYLFLLLGEGGNKGGKGLLNSHVETVSFTATIFRLWDDLGSAKDENQNGHDGSYVACYVNEHKGSSTESAREHVHTMISDAWKCLNESCQSSPFSAHFKEAVLNLARMIPVMYDYNESHQLPNLEKHMMSLLVSERTTVS, encoded by the exons ATGGCAATAATCTCTTCCTTCAAACTTATTATCTCTCCTAAGGAGACAGAAATTTGTGGGATGACCCTTGGGAAAGAACCAAGATTTATGACGCGACATACTGCAACTATCTACCCTAGTAAGaacaataacattattattattaagaaggGTAAAACAACAAATATTTTGTCTAGAGTGAAGCAGAGTTCTGTCAATGACGAAACCCTCGTCACAATTGAG CAAAATCATCATCTTCAGGAGAGGGTTCAGAGAATCAAGGAAATAATGCTAAACAATTCATTAAAACGTTGCCATGTAGAAGATTTAGTCATGATCGATGCCATCCAACGGTTAGGTCTTCACTACTACTTTCAGAATGAGATCGATGGTGCACTAAGAAGGCATTCTGAAAGATGGTGCACAGAGGAAGTAGACCATGATCTTCATGATACTGCCCTCGCCTTTCGTCTCTTGAGACAACATGGATACAATGTGTCTGAAG ACTGCTTCAGCAAAATCAAGGACAAGGATGGAAACTTCAAGCAAGAACTAGAAAAGGACAGTAAAGGACTAATGAGTTTATATGAAGCATTTCAAATGCGTGTTCCAGGGGATCATATACTTGATGATGCTGGTGAATTTAGTGCGAATCTCCTacggaaaatgaaaaaaattgaacCAACTAAGAGCTACATTATCGAAAACACACTAAGCAATCCATATCATAAAAGCTTGCCAAGATTTATGGCCTTGGACTTCCTTCAAAATTTCGAGATCAAAATAAAGTCACTTCATGACTTAAGTAATGAAAACAATTGGATAAAAGAGATGCAATATCTGGCTGCAATTGACATCAACATGGCTCAGATCAACCACCAAAGAGAAATAACTCAAGTTTCAAG ATGGTGGAAAGGACTTCGACTAACCGAGGAATTGGAGTTTGCGAGAAACCAACCAGGGAAATGGCATATGTGGTCCGTGGCTTGTCTGCCAGGTCCAGATATGGCAGAACAGAGGATAGAACTCACGAAAGCAATATCATTTATTTATATCATCGACGACATTTTTGATCTGTATGGAACACTCGATGAGCTCATTCTCTTCACTGAAGCTGTTAATAGATGGGAATATGATAATGTCACAGGATTGCCCAGCTACATGAGAGTCTGCCTCAAAAACCTTTATGAGCTAATCAACGAGACCAGCCACAAAACCTATGATATGCATGGATGGAATCCTAAAGAGTTTCTTCAGAAAGTG TGGAAGGATTTATTCAACGCATTCCTAGTGGAAGCAAAGTGGTTTTCCTCCAGATACACGCCTTCAACTTATGAGTATCTGAAGAATGGAAttattagttgtggagttggtatTGTATGTGCATACCTCTTCTTGCTCTTGGGTGAAGGAGGAAACAAAGGAGGCAAAGGTCTACTGAACAGCCATGTAGAAACTGTATCTTTTACAGCTACTATATTTCGTCTTTGGGATGATTTAGGGAGTGCTAAG GATGAGAACCAGAATGGACATGATGGGTCATATGTAGCTTGCTACGTGAACGAACACAAAGGTAGCTCAACTGAAAGTGCACGTGAACATGTTCATACAATGATCTCAGATGCATGGAAGTGTCTCAATGAATCGTGCCAGTCTTCTCCATTTTCTGCACACTTCAAAGAAGCCGTTCTTAATTTAGCAAGGATGATCCCAGTGATGTATGACTACAACGAAAGCCATCAACTTCCAAACCTAGAGAAACACATGATGTCATTGCTAGTAAGTGAGCGGACAACAGTCAGCTAA